The DNA window GATCAAGCCTGGCTGCCGACTGAAAAATCCTGGAAACTGAACGAACGTCACTACGGCGCGTTGCAGGGTCTGAACAAGGCTGAAACCGCAGAAAAATACGGTGACGAGCAGGTTAAGCAATGGCGTCGCGGTTTTGCCGTAACACCACCAGAGCTGACCAAAGATGACGAGCGCTACCCAGGCCACGACCCACGTTACTCCGCGCTGACCGAGCAAGAGCTGCCGCTGACCGAAAGCCTGGCGCTGACCATCGATCGCGTGATCCCTTACTGGGATGAAGAAATCCTGCCACGTATCAAAAGCGGCGAGCGCGTTATCGTTGCGGCTCACGGCAACTCCCTGCGTGCGCTGGTGAAATACCTGGATAACCTGAGCGAAGACGAGATCCTCGAACTGAACATCCCAACCGGCGTGCCGTTGGTGTATGAGTTCGACGAGAACTTCAAGCCAATCAAACGTTACTACCTGGGCAATGCCGACGAGATCGCTGCTAAAGCGGCCGCCGTGGCAAACCAGGGTAAAGCGAAGTAATCTTCACCCGTTGATCTAAAAAGCCCCCGGTTTTTGGCCGAGGGCTTTTTTATGGCGCAAAGTGGGGCTTTACTTGTTGCGACGCACTTTCACTGCTTCCGCCAGTTCACGCAGTACAGTTTCGGTGTCTGACCAGCCGATGCAGGCGTCGGTGACGCTCTTGCCGTAAACCAGCGGATCGCCGCTTTCCAGGTTCTGGTTGCCTTCCACCAGATGGCTTTCGATCATCACGCCCATAATCGCCTTTTCACCGCCGGCAATCTGTTGGCAGACGTCTGCGTTCACTTCCAGCTGCTTTTTGAACTGCTTGCTGCTGTTGGCGTGGCTAAAATCGATCATCACCTGTGCAGGCAGACCCGCTTTAACCAGGCCTTCTTTGACTTGTTTCACGTGCGCCGCGCTGTAGTTCGGCTCTTTGCCGCCGCGCAGAATGATGTGACAGTCGCCGTTACCGCTGGTGTTAACAATGGCCGAGTGGCCCCATTTGGTTACCGACAGGAAACAGTGCGGCGCGCTGGCGGCGTTGATGGCATCAATCGCCACCTTAATGGTACCGTCGGTGCCGTTTTTGAAGCCGACCGGGCAAGACAAACCGGAAGACAGTTCGCGGTGCACCTGAGATTCCGTGGTGCGTGCGCCGATCGCGCCCCAGCTCATCAGATCCGCCAGATACTGCGGGGGTGATCATGTCGAGGAATTCGCCGGCAGCCGGCAGGCCAGAATCATTGATATCCAGCAGCAGCTTACGCGCCAAACGCAGGCCGTCGTTGATCTGGAAGCTATTATCCATCTGCGGATCGTTGATCAAACCCTTCCAGCCCACGGTAGTCCGCGGTTTTTCAAAATAAACGCGCATCACCACTTCCAGCTCACCGCTCAGTTCCTGACGCAGCGCCAGCAGGCGACCGGCGTACTCTTTGGCGGCTTTGGTATCGTGGATCGAGCAAGGGCCGATCACCACCAGCAGGCGATCGTCGCTGCCGCGAAGGATCTGATGAATGGCATTGCGTGCCTGTGACACCGTCTCTGCTGCACGTTCAGTGGCCGGAAACTTTTCTAACAGGGCCACCGGTGGCAGGAGTTCCTTAATTTCTTTAATACGTAAATCGTCATTTAGGTAATTCATCACTTTTCCATTCGGTATCGAGAGGCGTTATTTCGCAGAGCGTAGATCTGACCAATTTAGCCTGTGAGGATAACGCTGTAAATCACCTTTGCCGCCTGCAGAATGAACGTCCTGATTAACAGTAGATTGTGCTGTTTCATCAGCAGAGCACAGTGGCTCCTTTTTGGTTATGCTAACGGCCAGGATCCGTTACTCGAGCCAAGCCATGCCCTCATTGTTATTAGTTGATGACCACCCGGTGGTTCATGTCGCACTGGAAGCGGCGCTAATCAAGTCTTCCCGCTCCTATGTTCTACAGGCGGTAGAGGATGACGTACAGGCGCTGGCCCAGTTGGCCGCAGCCGACTTTGCACTGGTGATCCTCGATATCGGCCTGCCGCAGGTAGACGGCCTGCAGCTGCTGAAAAAGATTCGCCGCCATTACCCGCAACAGTCGATCCTGATTTATACCGCCCAGGAAGAAGAGATTTATGCCCGTATGGCCTATGCGGCCGGTGCCAACGGCTTTGTTCACAAGGGCAGCCGACTGGAACAACTGGTGCTGGCGATTGAAACCGTGCTGGGCGGGGAACTGAGCTTTCCCGCCGCCGCGATGGCAGAAGAAACCCAGCCGACAGAAGGCTCACTGCTGACGCCAAAAGAACTGCAGATTCTCGGGCTGCTCAGTAAAGGGTTGTCCAACCTGCAAATTGCCGAGATGCTGAGCATCAGCAACAAAACCGTCAGCACCCACAAGAAGAATATTTTGCGCAAGACTGGCGCCAGTAACCTGCTGGAGCTGGTGGCGGTGTTTAAAGAGCTGACGCCATGATGCGTGGAGTCCTGTTGCTGTAAACCCTGCTGCTGAGCCTCGGCAACGTCACACAGGCAGCGCAGCCGGTAAGTTATCGGTTGGTCAGCAACCTGAATATCCCGCTCGATATGCTGATCGCCAGTGAGAAAAACCCCTGGCGCGATACCACGTTGCGTGTCGGCATCATCAGTGAAAATACCAGCCCCTATAACATCATTGTGGATGACGATTTGTACGGCTTGAACGCCGACTATCTTGGTTATGTTCAGCAGGTTACCGGCATTCACTTTCAGATTTACGGCTTTGCCGATCTGGCGCAGCTAGAGCAGGCGCTGCATGACGGGACTATCGATCTGGTGTACGGCATTCCGCAAAACGAAGCCCTGCACGGCCTGAAAATTTCGCAGCCTTATTACGTCAGTAATCTGCGTGTGCTGCGGGATCGCAGCAATGACCGCCAGGTGATGCTCAATTCCGCCAACGCGCGGGTGGCGATCAGCACCCTGACCGATATGCAGGCCGGTCAAGCGTTGCAGGCGGTGTCCTCTCACGTGCAGCGTTATGACAACAACCTGCAGGCGGTGTATGCCTTGCTCAACGGCAGCAGCGACTACTTTATTGCCGACGAAGCCAGCGCCAGTTTTATTATTGACCAGTTACAGCTCGGCCAGCTTTATCAGATTGAAAGTACCGTCAATCTCGGGAATCTGTCATTCGTATTTGCCTCCGCCAACCCGACGCTGATCGACACCCTCAACCTGGCCATCGCCGATACCCCGATGGAGTTTATGAACGCCATTCAGAGACGCTGGAGCAAGAAGATCCCCAGCTATCTCGATACCGGCAATGCCGATCTGACCCAGATGGAAAAACACTGGGTGGCGACCCATCCCACCGTTTATTACGCTGCCATCGAGAATAATTTTCCGTTCGCCTACCGGGGTTCCGGCGGGCAGGCACGTGGATACGCAATCGACATTCTGAATATCATCGCGCAGAACACCGGGCTACGCTTTATGCCGCTCTGGGCGCGCAACCCCGAGCAGGCCGACCAATTGGTGCAATCCGGTCAGGCCAGCTTCCGCACCGCCCTGCCTTTGGCACGCGGCGTTAAAGCCCGCTACAGCGCCAGCATGCCGATCCACCGTTCGCTGTGGGGGGTTTATGTCGGTCAGCAGGCCAACGGCATTTCCACCTGGAGCGATTTGGCCGGTAAACGCATCGGCGTGCTGCAGGGCGACCTGGCACAGAGTCTGGTGCCGGCCAACGAAGAGTTGATCCGTTTTACCGACGGCAAGGCCATGTATGACGCCCTGGCCAACGGCCAGCTGGATGCGCTGGTGGATAATGTGATCTCGGCAAACTTTGTCGCCCTGTCACGTTATTCCGGCGCGATAAAACTGGCGTTCGCGGCCAATAACATCGCCTACCCGGTAGCATTCGGCGTGCGGCAGGATCAGCCGCTGCTGCTGGCTATCCTCGATAAAAATCTGATGCAGATCCCGTCCGAAACGCTGCAATCGCTGCGCGATGAATGGATTGTCGATCGCAGCAACCTGATTGATGCCGTAAATGAAAACCGCATGCAGCCGCAAACCACCTGGCTGCTGGCGCTGTTGGCGGCAGCGATCCTGCTGCTGCTGGGGCTGACCCTGCGGCGCTTCATCCTGCAGCGTAGGGAAAAACGTGAGCGTGAGGTCATCGAGCAGGCTCGTCAGCATGCCGAAGCCGAGAACCGGATGAAGAGCAAGTTTCTGGCCACCGTCAGCCATGAACTGCGTACGCCAATGCACGCCATTCTTGGCCTGCTGGAACTGGAGCTTAAACGCCAGCCGACGCCGGAGGGCTTACCGGTGATTTACAGTTCGGCGTCGTCTTTGCTTAACCTGCTCAATGATTTGCAAGATCACGCGCGCCTGGAAACCGGTTCGTTGACGCTGGTCGCCCGGAGCGTGGCGCTGCAACCCTGGATAGCCCACATCAACGCCCTGTATCAACCGCTGATCGGCGAACGCCCGGTGACGCTAAACGTCAGTGCGGCCGACAACCTGCCCGCCGCTGTTCTCATTGATGGTGAGCGTTTACTTCAGGTGGCTAACAATCTGATAAACAATGCGATTAAGTTCACGCCACACGGCACCATTCAGGTGAATATCGGTTGGCATGAGCAGGTTCCACCGCAGGGGGAACTGTGGCTGACGGTGGCCGACAGCGGCTGTGGTATCGCCGCCGATGAGATAGATAAACTGTTCCAGCCGTTCTATCGCGCACGCGGTGCACAGCGCGTATCCGTTCAGGGGACCGGGTTGGGGCTGTCTATCTGTAAAGAGATTATCGAACAAATGGGCGGTCGAATTGCGTTGCAATCGCAACCCGGCCTCGGCACTCAGGTGACACTGTCCGTGCCGGTAAGGCAGGTCGCTGTCGATCCCACGACTCAGCAGGCCGACACACCACTCATTCTGCCGCCGCCAACCCTGCACGTAGCCCTGATCGACGATCACCCCACCAACCTGCTGTTGATGGAGCGGCAACTGCGCCACTTCGGCCTGCAGCCGACGTTATTCGAGCAGGGCCATAAGCTGTTGAAGGCCCACCGTCGGCAGCCGTTCGATCTGCTGTTTATCGATTACAATATGCCGCGTCCGGACGGCCTGACGCTGGCGAGGCTGATACGCCGCGACGAGCAACGCCATCAGCGCCCGGCCTGCCAGATCATTCTCTGCTCGGCCGACGTGCAGGAATTTACCCGCATCCCGCCGGGCCTGGTGGAGATAGATCGCTTTTTAACCAAGCCAATTGCTCTGGCCGCAATAGCCCAGACGCTACCGCAGCAACCCCAGGCGCTGGAGCGGCAGTTAGTCCTTACTGACCTGCAGCAAACCCTGGTCGATATGGCCGGTAATGAGCGACCGATGATCCTGCGTTTGGCAACAACGCTGCAGGCGACGCTGCGGCAGGACCGGCAACGGCTTGAGCAGGCGGCACAGAATCAGGACTGGCCAACCCTGGCGCAAACCGCGCATCGCATCAAGGGCAGCCTGCTGATGCTGCAACTGCCTGCAGCGGCCAGCCTGTGCCAACAACTGGCGGACAGCGGTCGTGAAGGAACATTCATTCAGGCCGCCTATACTGAATTGAGTACGTTAGTGGAACAGATCCTGATAGAACTGGATAATCTGGTCAGCACTGACGAGTCGTATTTTGCTATGGATAAGGAAGAATAATGTCGGACGCCCCACACGTACACCAGCCAAAAGACAGTAATAGTAAACGCCTACTGACCGCTTTTTTAGTCACCGCGGTCTTTATGGTCGCCGAAGTGGCCGGCGGGTTAATTTCAGGTTCACTGGCGCTGCTGGCGGATGCCGGCCATATGCTCACCGACGCCGCCGCGCTGCTGGTGGCCTTGATGGCCGTCCACTTCTCACAGCGTAAGCCCAATGCGCGCCACACCTTCGGTTATCTGCGTCTGACCACCCTGGCGGCCTTCCTCAACGCCGCCGCGCTGTTGGTGATCGTGGTATTCATCCTGTGGGAGGCGATACGGCGTTTCTTCGAGCCACAGCCGGTGATGGGTACGCCAATGCTGATTATCGCCATAGCGGGGCTGCTGGCCAACCTGTTCGCCTTCTGGCTACTGCACCGGGGCAGCGAAGAGAAGAATATCAATGTGCGCGCTGCCGCATTGCATGTGCTGGGGGATTTACTGGGGTCGGTGGGTGCCATCGCCGCCGCCATTGTGATCCTGACCACTGGCTGGACGCCGATTGACCCGATATTGTCAGTGCTGGTGTCTTGTCTGGTGATTCGCAGCGCCTGGCGACTGCTGAAAGAGAGTTTCCATGAACTGTTGGAAGGCACCCCACAGGAGGTGGATATCAACAAGTTGCAAAAAGACCTGTGCCTGAATATTCCGGAAGTGCGCAATATTCATCACGTCCATGTGTGGCAGATTGGTGAACAAAAGTTGATGACGCTGCATGCGCAGGTGATACCGCCGCACGACCATGATGGTTTGCTGCGCCGTATTCAGGCCTATCTGCTGGAGCACTATCGGATTGGTCACGTAACCATTCAGATGGAATATCAGCACTGCGATACACCCGACTGTGGGATTAACCGGGCCCCCGAGCCGAGTGACCACTCACATTCACATGTGGGACATCATCACTAGAAGCCACTGGGGCGCCTTATTCGGCGCCCCAGCGTTATTATGGTGCAGAAGATAATGGCCGCGATTGATTGTTGCCGGCGCTTTTGATCCACAGCCAGGAGCCGTTCAGCGCAATCAACGTCAGGATCACGTATTCCAGCGCCATGGCATAGACGCCCTGGTAGGCGAATATCGCCACGCTGATCACGTCAATCACTATCCACAACAGCCAGTTTTCCACGTACTTGCGCGTCATCAGGATCATCGCCACGATCGACAACACCATCATGGCCGAATCCCAGAATGGGAAGGCATCCGGCTGCAGCTGCGGCATTTGCACGCTCAAACCAAGCCCCTGCATCACTGTCACCGCTGCCTGCGTCAACCAGGCAAACACGCGGTCAATGTTGAACGTCATCAAGGCTATGCCGATAACGCACACCGCCGCCCAGCTCAGCGCCTTCGGCAGTGACAGCCAACGTATCTTCAGCTCGGCCTGGTTATCCTGAGTCTGACGGCTCCAGGCGTACCAGCCGTAGATATTGGCGACAAAAAAGAACAGCTGCAGCAGCAGGCTGGCGTAAAGCTGGATTTGAAAGAAAATCACCGCAAACAGCGTGACGTTAATCAGGCCGAACAGGTAATTGATAATTTTCTCTTTGCTGGCATACCAAATGCACAGCAGGCCAAACAAGGTGCCGATAGCCTCAATCCATGACAGATCGTAGCCCCCCGCTCCCAGCGGGATATGCACCAGGATATTGCTGGTACTGAAAAAGCTCATTTTATCTTCCTTATTAAATGGTTAAGCGTTCCCTTTAACCTGCACCCTTAACTCAGCGGCGAAATCCAACATCCGGTTCAACGGGATCAGCGCCTTCTGACGCAACGCGGCATCGACATGGATCTCATGCAGTACACCGCCGTGCTCCAGCCCATCGGCGATAGCCTTCAGGCCATTCATCGCCATCCACGGGCAGTGTGCGCAGCTACGACAGGTGGCACCTTCCCCGGCGGTTGGCGC is part of the Serratia quinivorans genome and encodes:
- the aroG_2 gene encoding Phospho-2-dehydro-3-deoxyheptonate aldolase, Phe-sensitive produces the protein MNYLNDDLRIKEIKELLPPVALLEKFPATERAAETVSQARNAIHQILRGSDDRLLVVIGPCSIHDTKAAKEYAGRLLALRQELSGELEVVMRVYFEKPRTTVGWKGLINDPQMDNSFQINDGLRLARKLLLDINDSGLPAAGEFLDMITPAVSGGSDELGRDRRTHHGISGAPRTVFRFVLPGRLQKRHRRYH
- the aroG_1 gene encoding Phospho-2-dehydro-3-deoxyheptonate aldolase, Phe-sensitive, translated to MSCPVGFKNGTDGTIKVAIDAINAASAPHCFLSVTKWGHSAIVNTSGNGDCHIILRGGKEPNYSAAHVKQVKEGLVKAGLPAQVMIDFSHANSSKQFKKQLEVNADVCQQIAGGEKAIMGVMIESHLVEGNQNLESGDPLVYGKSVTDACIGWSDTETVLRELAEAVKVRRNK
- the zitB gene encoding Zinc transporter zitB; translated protein: MSDAPHVHQPKDSNSKRLLTAFLVTAVFMVAEVAGGLISGSLALLADAGHMLTDAAALLVALMAVHFSQRKPNARHTFGYLRLTTLAAFLNAAALLVIVVFILWEAIRRFFEPQPVMGTPMLIIAIAGLLANLFAFWLLHRGSEEKNINVRAAALHVLGDLLGSVGAIAAAIVILTTGWTPIDPILSVLVSCLVIRSAWRLLKESFHELLEGTPQEVDINKLQKDLCLNIPEVRNIHHVHVWQIGEQKLMTLHAQVIPPHDHDGLLRRIQAYLLEHYRIGHVTIQMEYQHCDTPDCGINRAPEPSDHSHSHVGHHH
- the bvgS gene encoding Virulence sensor protein BvgS precursor — protein: MLIASEKNPWRDTTLRVGIISENTSPYNIIVDDDLYGLNADYLGYVQQVTGIHFQIYGFADLAQLEQALHDGTIDLVYGIPQNEALHGLKISQPYYVSNLRVLRDRSNDRQVMLNSANARVAISTLTDMQAGQALQAVSSHVQRYDNNLQAVYALLNGSSDYFIADEASASFIIDQLQLGQLYQIESTVNLGNLSFVFASANPTLIDTLNLAIADTPMEFMNAIQRRWSKKIPSYLDTGNADLTQMEKHWVATHPTVYYAAIENNFPFAYRGSGGQARGYAIDILNIIAQNTGLRFMPLWARNPEQADQLVQSGQASFRTALPLARGVKARYSASMPIHRSLWGVYVGQQANGISTWSDLAGKRIGVLQGDLAQSLVPANEELIRFTDGKAMYDALANGQLDALVDNVISANFVALSRYSGAIKLAFAANNIAYPVAFGVRQDQPLLLAILDKNLMQIPSETLQSLRDEWIVDRSNLIDAVNENRMQPQTTWLLALLAAAILLLLGLTLRRFILQRREKREREVIEQARQHAEAENRMKSKFLATVSHELRTPMHAILGLLELELKRQPTPEGLPVIYSSASSLLNLLNDLQDHARLETGSLTLVARSVALQPWIAHINALYQPLIGERPVTLNVSAADNLPAAVLIDGERLLQVANNLINNAIKFTPHGTIQVNIGWHEQVPPQGELWLTVADSGCGIAADEIDKLFQPFYRARGAQRVSVQGTGLGLSICKEIIEQMGGRIALQSQPGLGTQVTLSVPVRQVAVDPTTQQADTPLILPPPTLHVALIDDHPTNLLLMERQLRHFGLQPTLFEQGHKLLKAHRRQPFDLLFIDYNMPRPDGLTLARLIRRDEQRHQRPACQIILCSADVQEFTRIPPGLVEIDRFLTKPIALAAIAQTLPQQPQALERQLVLTDLQQTLVDMAGNERPMILRLATTLQATLRQDRQRLEQAAQNQDWPTLAQTAHRIKGSLLMLQLPAAASLCQQLADSGREGTFIQAAYTELSTLVEQILIELDNLVSTDESYFAMDKEE
- the gpmA gene encoding 2,3-bisphosphoglycerate-dependent phosphoglycerate mutase, with amino-acid sequence MAVTKLVLVRHGESQWNNENRFTGWYDVDLSEKGRTEAKAAGELLKNEGFAFDFAYTSVLKRAIHTLWNILDELDQAWLPTEKSWKLNERHYGALQGLNKAETAEKYGDEQVKQWRRGFAVTPPELTKDDERYPGHDPRYSALTEQELPLTESLALTIDRVIPYWDEEILPRIKSGERVIVAAHGNSLRALVKYLDNLSEDEILELNIPTGVPLVYEFDENFKPIKRYYLGNADEIAAKAAAVANQGKAK
- the bvgA gene encoding Virulence factors putative positive transcription regulator BvgA; amino-acid sequence: MPSLLLVDDHPVVHVALEAALIKSSRSYVLQAVEDDVQALAQLAAADFALVILDIGLPQVDGLQLLKKIRRHYPQQSILIYTAQEEEIYARMAYAAGANGFVHKGSRLEQLVLAIETVLGGELSFPAAAMAEETQPTEGSLLTPKELQILGLLSKGLSNLQIAEMLSISNKTVSTHKKNILRKTGASNLLELVAVFKELTP
- the pnuC gene encoding Nicotinamide riboside transporter pnuC is translated as MSFFSTSNILVHIPLGAGGYDLSWIEAIGTLFGLLCIWYASKEKIINYLFGLINVTLFAVIFFQIQLYASLLLQLFFFVANIYGWYAWSRQTQDNQAELKIRWLSLPKALSWAAVCVIGIALMTFNIDRVFAWLTQAAVTVMQGLGLSVQMPQLQPDAFPFWDSAMMVLSIVAMILMTRKYVENWLLWIVIDVISVAIFAYQGVYAMALEYVILTLIALNGSWLWIKSAGNNQSRPLSSAP